In the genome of Myxococcaceae bacterium JPH2, one region contains:
- a CDS encoding glycogen-debranching protein codes for MQSFSRRHRRSPWLARWPALILSGLASVWMSCAPTEPSPSQPEPTAPAQASQELVTWTLGARYNADQTKIDFRVYSLNATDIELWLYAMPQGAAEVVKYSMTPNATTHVWSLSVDVSAVKAAGITGTVYYGFRAWGPNWPHVAGWSKTNRTAGFISDVDTNGNRFNPNKLLWDPYALELSHDPVNPLNADATVFASGPTHRYKDSGTVAPKGLVLLPDTTSIGTKPTRAFKDDVIYEVHLRGLTKQDTASGLDANCLGTYKTAGQKALALSQLGVTAVEFLPLQETDNDNNDTAPTTTAGDNYWGYMTLNYFAPDRRYACDKSAGGPTREFKAMVNAFHAVGIKVLVDVVYNHTGEGGAWVSNDSSTFNVMSFRGLDNPTYYSLTADKQLSWDNTGVGGNYNTYNTVAQDVIIHSLAYWKDTLGVDGFRFDLASVLGNTCEHGCFNYNRDNAGTALNHIISALAPRPDAGGAGTDFIAEPWAIGGNSYQVGNFPAGWKEWNGMFRDAFREDQNQLGVVSVTTGTLATRFTGSSDLFGDDGRKPLNSVNFMVAHDGFTLKDLYSCNSKNNTLAWPYGPSDGGEDTNHSWDQGGTASLQRQAARNGVAFLMLSAGVPMLTGGDEFLRSVNCNNNAYNLDSPGNWLNYAWNTDQTNFRLYTKNLIAFRNAHPSLRPAGFYSAVDGNPAVNVMEQHRWFKPDGTVPNSTYFDDPSNHAIAFRVDATEFSGETVKAIYVAYNGWSGSVTFTLPWPGTGNSWYRVTDTCSWNEGANQVRLSPTITDKIGGEYTTYDVCGRGLIVLVAQAS; via the coding sequence ATGCAGTCTTTCTCCCGTCGTCATCGCCGGAGCCCCTGGCTCGCGCGCTGGCCCGCGCTCATCCTCTCGGGGCTCGCTTCCGTGTGGATGTCTTGCGCCCCCACCGAGCCATCGCCATCCCAGCCTGAGCCCACCGCCCCGGCCCAAGCCTCACAGGAGCTGGTCACCTGGACGTTGGGCGCTCGCTACAACGCGGACCAGACCAAGATTGATTTTCGCGTGTACTCGCTGAACGCCACGGACATCGAGCTGTGGCTCTACGCCATGCCGCAGGGTGCCGCCGAGGTCGTGAAGTATTCCATGACGCCCAACGCCACCACGCATGTGTGGAGTCTGAGCGTCGACGTCAGCGCGGTGAAGGCAGCGGGAATCACTGGCACCGTCTATTACGGGTTCCGAGCCTGGGGTCCCAACTGGCCGCACGTCGCGGGCTGGTCCAAGACGAACCGCACCGCGGGCTTCATCTCGGATGTGGACACCAATGGCAACCGCTTCAATCCCAACAAGCTGCTGTGGGACCCGTACGCGCTGGAACTGAGCCACGACCCCGTGAACCCACTCAACGCGGACGCGACGGTGTTCGCCTCGGGCCCGACGCACCGCTACAAGGACAGCGGCACGGTGGCGCCCAAGGGCCTGGTGCTGTTGCCAGACACCACGTCCATTGGCACCAAGCCCACGCGCGCGTTCAAGGACGACGTCATCTATGAAGTCCACCTGCGCGGGCTGACGAAGCAGGACACGGCCTCTGGCCTGGATGCCAACTGCCTGGGCACGTACAAGACCGCGGGCCAGAAGGCGCTCGCGCTGTCTCAGCTCGGCGTCACCGCGGTGGAGTTCCTCCCGCTCCAGGAGACGGACAACGACAACAACGACACGGCGCCCACCACCACGGCGGGAGACAACTACTGGGGCTACATGACCCTGAACTACTTCGCGCCGGACCGCCGCTATGCGTGTGACAAGAGCGCGGGCGGCCCCACGCGCGAGTTCAAGGCCATGGTCAACGCCTTCCACGCCGTGGGCATCAAGGTGCTGGTGGACGTCGTCTACAACCACACCGGCGAGGGCGGCGCGTGGGTGAGCAATGACTCGAGCACGTTCAACGTGATGTCTTTCCGTGGCCTGGACAACCCCACGTACTACAGCCTCACCGCGGACAAGCAGCTGAGCTGGGACAACACCGGCGTGGGTGGCAATTACAACACGTACAACACGGTGGCCCAGGACGTCATCATCCACTCCCTCGCGTACTGGAAGGACACGCTCGGCGTGGATGGCTTCCGGTTCGACCTCGCCTCCGTGCTGGGCAACACCTGCGAGCATGGCTGTTTCAACTACAACCGGGACAACGCGGGCACGGCGCTCAATCACATCATCAGCGCGCTCGCGCCCCGGCCGGACGCAGGAGGCGCCGGCACGGACTTCATCGCCGAGCCCTGGGCCATCGGCGGCAACTCCTATCAAGTGGGCAACTTCCCCGCGGGATGGAAGGAGTGGAATGGCATGTTCCGAGACGCCTTCCGCGAGGACCAGAACCAGCTCGGCGTGGTGTCCGTGACGACGGGCACGCTGGCCACGCGCTTCACGGGCTCGTCGGACCTGTTCGGGGATGACGGCCGCAAGCCATTGAACTCGGTGAACTTCATGGTGGCCCACGACGGCTTCACCCTGAAGGACCTCTATTCCTGCAACAGCAAGAACAACACCCTGGCGTGGCCCTATGGCCCCTCCGACGGCGGCGAGGACACCAACCACAGCTGGGACCAGGGCGGCACCGCGTCGCTCCAGCGGCAGGCCGCGCGCAATGGCGTGGCGTTCCTGATGCTCAGCGCGGGCGTGCCCATGCTCACGGGTGGAGACGAGTTCCTCCGCTCGGTCAACTGCAACAACAACGCATACAACCTGGACTCGCCCGGGAACTGGCTGAACTACGCCTGGAACACGGACCAGACCAACTTCCGCCTCTACACCAAGAACCTCATCGCGTTCCGCAACGCGCATCCGTCGCTGCGCCCGGCGGGCTTCTACAGCGCCGTGGACGGCAACCCCGCCGTCAACGTGATGGAGCAGCACCGCTGGTTCAAGCCGGATGGCACCGTGCCCAACTCCACCTACTTCGACGACCCGTCGAACCACGCGATTGCCTTCCGCGTCGACGCCACCGAGTTCTCCGGCGAGACGGTGAAAGCCATCTACGTGGCCTATAACGGCTGGTCTGGCAGCGTGACCTTCACGCTGCCCTGGCCCGGCACCGGCAACAGCTGGTACCGCGTCACCGACACCTGTTCGTGGAACGAGGGCGCCAACCAGGTCCGCCTCTCGCCGACCATCACCGACAAGATTGGCGGCGAGTACACGACGTATGACGTGTGCGGCCGCGGCCTCATCGTGCTCGTGGCCCAGGCGTCGTGA
- a CDS encoding phosphatase PAP2 family protein yields MLATVRPSPRSLALVALLMLVSGVPARAQSEQASAPPHALRFDWTRDGLLTGVPAVLWLTSETLLKDELAPAHCRWCDRAPDGRDTLNRLDRWGRGLAGDTPDARRRADTWSNAVGFAGVPLAMFGLKYAVGASGPDSGARFAQDATIMLESAMLGSVFNQAVKFAAGRERPFVHVLPEPDKRLTAHPNDNNLSFYSGHTQLAFSLVVSAGTVAALRGDPHQAWLWGIGLPLATSVGLLRMAADKHYLTDVVTGAVLGSAFGAAVPLLLHGRTDDATPSSGPHLSLSVGPRDVGLSGSF; encoded by the coding sequence ATGCTCGCAACCGTGCGGCCCTCCCCTCGCTCCCTCGCCCTCGTTGCCCTGCTGATGCTGGTGTCCGGCGTCCCCGCCCGGGCCCAGTCCGAGCAGGCCTCCGCACCGCCCCATGCGCTGCGCTTCGACTGGACGCGGGATGGACTGCTCACCGGTGTCCCCGCCGTGCTCTGGCTCACGAGCGAGACGCTGCTCAAGGACGAGCTGGCGCCCGCGCACTGCCGCTGGTGCGACCGAGCCCCCGATGGCCGCGACACGCTCAACCGATTGGACCGATGGGGACGCGGGCTCGCCGGTGACACGCCGGACGCGCGACGGCGCGCGGACACGTGGAGCAACGCCGTGGGCTTCGCGGGCGTACCGCTCGCCATGTTCGGCCTGAAGTACGCGGTGGGCGCCAGCGGCCCGGACTCCGGCGCGCGCTTCGCGCAGGACGCGACCATCATGCTGGAGAGCGCGATGCTCGGCTCCGTGTTCAACCAGGCGGTGAAGTTCGCCGCGGGACGCGAGCGGCCCTTCGTGCACGTCCTGCCCGAGCCGGACAAGCGCCTCACCGCGCACCCCAACGACAACAACCTGTCTTTCTACAGTGGACACACGCAGCTCGCGTTCTCGCTGGTCGTCTCCGCGGGCACCGTGGCCGCGCTGCGCGGCGACCCACATCAAGCCTGGCTGTGGGGCATCGGCCTGCCTCTGGCCACGTCCGTGGGATTGCTGCGCATGGCCGCGGACAAGCACTACCTCACCGATGTCGTCACGGGCGCGGTCCTCGGCTCGGCGTTCGGCGCGGCGGTACCCCTCCTGCTGCATGGTCGGACGGACGACGCGACGCCTTCGTCGGGCCCACACTTGAGCCTGTCCGTGGGCCCGCGCGACGTGGGCCTGTCCGGGAGTTTCTGA